From Chryseobacterium joostei, the proteins below share one genomic window:
- the mscL gene encoding large conductance mechanosensitive channel protein MscL, with amino-acid sequence MGFVKEFKDFAFKGNVLDLAVGVIIGAAFGKIVSSLVEDVITPLILNPALKAAGAENIAKLNWNGVAYGNFLSAVISFLCIAMVLFWIIKGANKINKKDAPAPAGPTDDQKLLTEIRDLLKSKNNI; translated from the coding sequence ATGGGATTTGTTAAAGAATTTAAAGACTTTGCCTTTAAAGGAAATGTTCTCGATTTAGCTGTCGGTGTTATCATTGGTGCAGCATTCGGTAAAATTGTTTCTTCTTTAGTGGAAGATGTAATCACTCCTTTGATATTGAACCCTGCATTAAAAGCAGCGGGAGCAGAAAATATCGCTAAACTAAACTGGAATGGTGTTGCCTATGGAAACTTCCTTTCTGCAGTAATCAGCTTCCTTTGTATTGCCATGGTTCTTTTCTGGATCATTAAAGGAGCTAATAAGATCAACAAAAAAGATGCTCCAGCTCCGGCAGGGCCTACAGATGATCAAAAATTACTGACAGAGATCAGAGATTTATTGAAAAGTAAAAACAATATATAA
- the idi gene encoding isopentenyl-diphosphate Delta-isomerase: MEEFVVLVNPEDEVLGLMEKQQAHINGLLHRAFSVFLFNSKGEMLLQKRASVKYHSPNQWTNAVCSHPRDGETYLAGAKRRLKEELGIEAELSEKFSFIYRADVGGGLWEHELDHVFVGSHESDFNLNKEEVEEVRFISPQDLDKEISENPENFTEWFKIILEEYKHHF, translated from the coding sequence ATGGAAGAATTTGTAGTTTTAGTAAATCCTGAGGATGAAGTTTTGGGTTTGATGGAAAAACAGCAGGCTCACATCAATGGCTTGTTGCACCGTGCTTTTTCTGTATTTCTTTTTAACAGTAAAGGCGAAATGCTTCTTCAAAAAAGAGCCTCGGTAAAATATCATTCTCCCAATCAATGGACCAATGCAGTATGTTCTCATCCGAGAGATGGAGAAACTTATTTGGCGGGCGCTAAACGCAGGCTGAAAGAGGAATTGGGAATTGAAGCCGAACTTTCAGAAAAATTCAGTTTTATCTATAGGGCAGATGTAGGCGGAGGCCTTTGGGAACACGAGCTTGACCATGTTTTTGTAGGTAGTCATGAATCTGATTTTAATTTGAATAAGGAAGAAGTGGAAGAAGTAAGATTCATTTCTCCTCAAGATTTAGATAAGGAGATTTCTGAAAATCCTGAAAACTTTACTGAATGGTTCAAGATCATCCTTGAAGAATATAAACACCATTTTTAA
- a CDS encoding D-2-hydroxyacid dehydrogenase — MKVLANDGLDQSGIDALTEKGFEVITAKVPQEFLVDYINEHKIRTLLVRSATQVRKDIIDGCPSIDIIGRGGVGMDNIDVDYAREKGIHVINTPAASSESVAELVFAHLFSGARFLQDSNRKMPLVGDTEFAGLKKAYTAGIELRGKTIGIIGMGRIGQEVARIALGLGMRVVAADNNVGRASIKVKFYNNQFINVDIETESLQDVLKHSDFITLHVPAQKDGYMIGKNEFEIMKDGVAIVNCSRGGVIDERALIEALDSGKVKFAGLDVFINEPTPSKEILTHSKISLTPHTGASTLEAQDRIGLSLAEQISSILQIQ, encoded by the coding sequence ATGAAAGTTTTAGCAAATGACGGCCTAGACCAATCTGGAATTGATGCATTAACAGAAAAAGGGTTTGAGGTTATTACAGCAAAGGTTCCTCAGGAATTTTTGGTGGATTATATTAACGAGCACAAGATCCGTACTTTATTGGTAAGAAGTGCTACACAGGTAAGGAAAGATATTATTGACGGGTGCCCATCCATCGATATCATCGGAAGAGGGGGGGTAGGAATGGATAATATTGATGTGGACTACGCCAGAGAAAAGGGTATCCATGTAATCAATACTCCTGCGGCTTCTTCAGAATCGGTTGCTGAACTTGTTTTTGCTCACCTATTTTCAGGGGCAAGGTTTCTTCAGGATTCCAACAGAAAGATGCCTTTGGTAGGAGATACGGAATTTGCAGGACTTAAAAAAGCATATACTGCCGGTATTGAATTAAGAGGTAAAACGATTGGTATTATTGGTATGGGAAGAATAGGCCAGGAGGTTGCAAGAATTGCTCTTGGACTTGGTATGAGAGTGGTTGCAGCTGATAATAATGTAGGAAGAGCAAGCATTAAGGTAAAGTTCTACAATAATCAGTTTATTAATGTTGATATAGAAACAGAATCTCTGCAAGATGTCTTGAAGCATTCAGATTTTATCACTCTTCACGTTCCTGCTCAGAAAGACGGATATATGATTGGTAAGAATGAGTTTGAGATCATGAAAGATGGAGTAGCTATTGTTAACTGTTCCAGAGGAGGTGTAATTGATGAGAGAGCTTTAATAGAAGCTTTAGATTCCGGTAAAGTGAAGTTCGCAGGATTGGATGTTTTCATTAATGAACCTACGCCATCCAAGGAAATTCTTACCCACTCAAAAATCTCCTTAACGCCACATACTGGTGCTTCTACTTTGGAAGCTCAGGATAGAATAGGACTTTCTCTGGCAGAGCAGATTTCAAGTATTCTACAGATCCAGTAA
- a CDS encoding LNS2 domain-containing protein, with translation MELEYIEHISPILKDGVKNYLIDIDGTITDDVPNEEPERMVTCEPYPDALETVNKWYDEGHQICFFTSRTENLKQITIDWLDKHGFKYHSVLCGKPRGGNYHWIDNHLVRATRYKGRFTDLVEKQVTIEVFKEDGE, from the coding sequence ATGGAATTAGAATACATAGAGCATATAAGTCCTATTCTAAAGGATGGAGTTAAAAATTACTTAATTGATATAGACGGAACCATTACAGATGATGTTCCCAATGAAGAACCGGAAAGAATGGTTACCTGTGAACCTTATCCGGATGCATTGGAAACCGTTAATAAATGGTATGATGAAGGACATCAGATCTGTTTCTTTACCTCAAGAACCGAAAACTTAAAGCAAATCACCATAGATTGGCTGGATAAGCATGGCTTTAAATACCACAGTGTACTCTGTGGAAAACCAAGAGGTGGAAACTATCACTGGATAGATAACCACTTGGTAAGAGCTACAAGATACAAGGGTAGATTTACAGACTTGGTAGAAAAACAAGTGACTATTGAAGTGTTCAAGGAAGACGGAGAATAA
- the gcvT gene encoding glycine cleavage system aminomethyltransferase GcvT, with the protein MKKTALYDKHVSLGAKIVPFAGFEMPVQYSGVTEEHFAVREKAGLFDVSHMGQFFIEGPGSKDLLQYVTTNNVDALENGKAQYSCLPNENGGIVDDLIVYKMEDDKYFVVVNASNIDKDWNHISKFNTFGAKMTNASDDMSLLAVQGPKATEILQKLTDVNLSEIPYYNFTVGSVAGVNDVIISNTGYTGSGGFEIYFNNESAEKLWDEIMKAGEAEGIIPCGLASRDTLRLEKGFCLYGNDIDDTTSPIEAGLGWITKFDKDFVSKDTFAKQKEEGVSRKLVAFELTDKGVPRHDYPVVDAEGNVIGKVTSGTQSPMKKIGLGLAYVDKPHFKLGSEIFIQVRNKNIPAKVVKAPFV; encoded by the coding sequence ATGAAGAAAACAGCCTTGTACGACAAACATGTTTCCTTGGGAGCTAAGATCGTACCTTTTGCAGGTTTTGAAATGCCTGTACAGTATTCAGGAGTAACGGAAGAGCACTTTGCAGTAAGAGAAAAAGCAGGATTATTTGATGTTTCCCACATGGGACAGTTTTTCATCGAAGGCCCGGGTTCTAAAGATCTTTTACAGTATGTGACGACTAATAATGTAGATGCTCTTGAAAACGGAAAAGCTCAATATTCATGTCTTCCTAACGAAAACGGAGGAATTGTGGATGATCTTATTGTTTACAAAATGGAGGATGACAAATACTTTGTGGTAGTAAACGCTTCTAATATTGACAAGGACTGGAATCATATTTCAAAATTCAACACATTTGGAGCAAAAATGACCAATGCTTCTGATGATATGTCATTATTGGCTGTTCAGGGACCTAAGGCTACTGAAATTCTTCAGAAACTTACTGATGTAAATCTTTCTGAAATCCCTTACTATAACTTTACAGTAGGAAGTGTAGCCGGAGTAAACGATGTGATTATTTCGAATACAGGATATACAGGAAGCGGTGGTTTTGAAATCTATTTCAACAACGAAAGTGCTGAGAAACTTTGGGACGAAATAATGAAAGCCGGTGAAGCTGAAGGTATTATTCCTTGTGGATTGGCTTCCAGAGATACTTTAAGACTTGAAAAAGGATTCTGTCTTTATGGAAATGATATCGATGATACTACTTCTCCTATTGAAGCTGGTTTAGGATGGATCACAAAGTTTGATAAGGATTTTGTTTCTAAGGACACTTTCGCAAAGCAGAAAGAAGAAGGAGTAAGCAGAAAGCTAGTTGCTTTTGAACTTACAGACAAAGGAGTTCCAAGACATGACTACCCTGTTGTAGATGCTGAAGGAAATGTAATCGGAAAAGTAACTTCCGGAACACAGTCTCCAATGAAAAAGATCGGTTTAGGTCTTGCTTATGTAGACAAGCCTCACTTCAAACTAGGTTCTGAAATCTTTATTCAGGTAAGAAACAAGAACATTCCTGCAAAAGTAGTTAAGGCTCCTTTTGTATAA